From one Misgurnus anguillicaudatus chromosome 2, ASM2758022v2, whole genome shotgun sequence genomic stretch:
- the sgip1b gene encoding SH3-containing GRB2-like protein 3-interacting protein 1 isoform X2: protein MKRNLSSEEIARPRRSTPTPTTTPGPGSDTPREHSSAFFGPPFETNFEAHNSEVFMVEPEMWCQSSPISSCVLSRSLPTGAPPPLPPKNIPVTPPGRSSSSVESSGYYSVVPSVRGDRSSSVYQDAQLSDPVGGASMPDLDNVFGPVETPKSGSDMVQCSWVSFTKGSPARPPPPDEPAPSPPLSSSPADSPPSSPPSSPVNLPPPSSSPPPLHPIPPPDSPPPLHPIPPPDSPPPPPPSESPLSPLPLPSCFQLPEAELCHEFPITPSSPGLPFLPPDHPPHGSSPLALRDDNRRTPELSGMREEFAMFGTSPKDIAAGGFRGTPPPLPPPTYRSVVGSPGPGSGRSSPARACTPLSAGSPIPPLPPRPSSRPKLPPGKPSLAELARPFSPPIQSWSPPPFAPLARAESTSSISSVTSLSAASTPTLGRELNLSLSVCSRGPSPLTIGPQDTLPVAAAFTETISAYFKGADPTKCLVKITGEMVLSFPAGITRHFSSHPSPPVLTFTISQYNRLEQVLPNPQLLCWDTTPPTGDSKEFWVNMTSLMSHLKKVAEQRPQATYYNVDMLKYQVSTQGIQSTPLNLAVSWRGDASCTDLRIDYKYNAEAMPVPTPLTNIHFMAAVDGGVNKLQAMLPPATWNPDTQKIAWKVTELSQKSENGGVGALLARFQLADGPSKPSQLSVQFSSEGSTLSGCDFQLVGAGYRLSLVKKRFSAGKYLADN from the exons ATGAAAAGAAACCTTTCAA GTGAGGAGATTGCCAGACCAAGACGATCTACTCCAACACCCACGACAACCCCAGGGCCTGGTTCAGACACACCCAG AGAACACAGCTCAGCGTTCTTCGGACCACCGTTTGAAACTAATTTTGAAGCACACAATTCAGAAG TGTTTATGGTTGAGCCAGAGATGTGGTGTCAGTCTAGTCCCATCTCCAGCTGTGTTCTCAGCAGATCCCTCCCTACTGGAG CTCCGCCTCCACTTCCTCCAAAGAACATTCCTGTCACACCACCTGGACGTAGTTCCAGCTCTGTTGAATCCTCTG GTTATTATAGTGTGGTTCCTAGCGTCAGAGGAGACAGATCATCCTCTGTCTATCAGGATGCCCAATTATCAGACCCAGTGGGAGGGGCATCCATGCCTGACCTGGacaatgtttttggtcctgtcGAGACACCCAAATCTGGCTCAGATATGGTGCAGTGCAGTTGGGTGAGCTTCACTAAGGGCTCTCCTGCCAGACCTCCACCCCCCGATGAGCCAGCTCCTTCTCCTCCACTGTCCTCCTCCCCTGCGGACTCACCACCATCCTCGCCCCCGTCCTCGCCCGTCAACCTGCCGCCTCCCTCCTCATCACCTCCACCCCTTCACCCCATCCCACCTCCAGATTCACCACCCCCCCTCCACCCCATCCCACCACCAGATTCACCTCCACCGCCCCCACCCTCAGAATCTCCTCTGAGCCCCCTACCCCTTCCCTCCTGCTTTCAACTCCCAGAGGCAGAGCTTTGCCACGAGTTTCCCATTACCCCTTCCAGCCCTGGGCTCCCCTTTCTACCACCAGACCACCCACCACACGGATCTTCCCCTCTCGCCCTGAGAGATGATAACAGAAGAACCCCAGAGTTGTCTGGGATGAGAGAGGAGTTTGCTATGTTTGGGACATCTCCTAAAGACATTGCAGCAGGAGGCTTCAGAGGAACACCACCTCCACTGCCTCCTCCAACTTACAGGAGCGTAGTGGGATCCCCAGGGCCCGGCAGCG GACGGTCGTCTCCTGCACGTGCTTGCACTCCGCTATCTGCTGGCAGCCCAATCCCACCTCTACCACCAAGACCATCTTCGAGACCTAAACTACCACCTGGAAAACCAAGTCTAGCAGAACTG GCTCGTCCATTCAGCCCCCCTATTCAATCCTGGAGTCCTCCACCCTTTGCTCCTCTGGCCAGAGCTGAGAGCACCTCCTCCATCTCATCAGTAACATCCCTGAGCGCAGCCTCCACACCAACATTAGGCCGAGAACTCAACCTGTCTTTGTCAG TATGTTCCAGAGGTCCGAGCCCTCTTACAATAGGACCACAGGACACTTTGCCAGTGGCAGCCGCATTTACAGAGACCATCAGCGCTTACTTTAAAGGAGCAGATCCCACCAA GTGTTTGGTGAAAATCACTGGAGAAATGGTGCTGTCTTTTCCAGCAGGGATTACCAGACACTTCTCCAGCCATCCCAGTCCACCAGTGCTGACCTTCACCATCAGCCAGTACAATCGACTGGAGCAAGTCCTTCCCAACCCACAGCTCCTGTGCTG GGACACCACGCCACCTACGGGTGACTCAAAGGAGTTTTGGGTGAACATGACGAGCTTGATGAGTCACTTGAAGAAAGTGGCTGAGCAGAGACCACAGGCCACCTATTACAATGTGGACATGCTCAAGTACCAA GTGTCAACCCAAGGGATTCAGTCAACACCACTGAACCTGGCAGTCAGTTGGCGTGGTGATGCCAGCTGCACAGACCTCAGGATAGACTATAAATACAATGCAGAGGCCATGCCCGTCCCCACGCCGCTCACAAACATCCACTTCATGGCAGCTGTGGACGGCGGCGTAAACAAACTCCAGGCCATGCTTCCACCTGCCACCTG GAATCCAGACACACAGAAAATAGCATGGAAAGTCACAGAGCTCTCACAGAAATCTGAAAATGGAG GGGTGGGAGCTTTACTGGCTCGCTTCCAGTTAGCTGATGGTCCCAGTAAACCCTCACAGCTCTCTGTGCAGTTCTCCAGTGAGGGCAGCACTCTGTCCGGCTGTGATTTCCAACTTGTAGGGGCCGGTTACAGACTCTCCCTTGTTAAAAAAAGGTTTTCAGCAG GTAAATATTTGGCAGACAACTGA
- the insl5b gene encoding insulin-like 5b has protein sequence MRVVLLALLLLFSVRGDSAQTQKGLRLCGREFFRAVVYTCGGSRWRRGQNEDKIKGYEIQTGVESFTANEEMDRTERDLYSMLPILCCKVGCQKSDLALLC, from the exons ATGAGGGTCGTTCTGCTGGCGCTGCTGCTGTTGTTTTCTGTACGGGGAGATTCGGCCCAGACTCAGAAAGGTCTCAGGCTCTGTGGCCGGGAGTTTTTTCGGGCTGTGGTCTACACGTGTGGGGGTTCAAGATGGAGGAGGGGTCAAAATGAGGACAAAATAAAGG GGTATGAAATCCAGACTGGCGTGGAATCATTTACGGCCAATGAAGAAATGGATCGGACGGAAAGAGACCTCTACTCAATGCTGCCCATACTGTGCTGTAAAGTTGGTTGTCAAAAAAGCGACCTGGCTCTCCTGTGCTAA
- the dynlt5 gene encoding dynein light chain Tctex-type 5 has product MSDLAKEKAARLLKKRGSVSSFGSHEVRAIGKTKDSVSTVSYIDEPGHHDDLPRPAVLMDNTYQLTPSRRFPVLTVNDILKDVLTSYLQEEKYEAELCRQMTKTISEVVKARVKDLMIPRYKIIVIINIGQIRDQSIRMGSRCLWDAAHDTFSSHSFKNSSLFASANVFGVYFE; this is encoded by the exons ATGTCAGATTTAGCTAAAGAGAAGGCCGCCCGTTTGCTGAAGAAGCGTGGAAGTGTGTCTTCCTTTGGCAGTCATGAAGTCAGAGCTATTGGCAAAACCAAAGA TTCTGTCAGCACTGTGTCCTACATTGATGAGCCTGGTCACCATGATGATCTTCCACGACCAGCAGTGCTAATGGACAACACATATCAGCTCA CACCATCACGGCGTTTCCCAGTGTTAACAGTTAATGACATTTTGAAGGATGTATTGACCAGTTATCTACAGGAGGAAAAATATGAAGCCGAACTGTGCAGGCAAATGACCAAAACAATCTCTGAG GTTGTCAAAGCCAGAGTGAAAGACCTGATGATTCCTCGCTATAAGATCATAGTAATCATTAACATTGGTCAGATCAGAGATCAGAGCATACGCATGGGGAGTCGATGTTTGTGGGATGCAGCGCATGATACTTTCTCCTCACACAGTTTCAAAAACAGCTCGCTCTTTGCCAGTGCTAATGTCTTTGGCGTCTACTTTGAATAA